A window of the Macaca nemestrina isolate mMacNem1 chromosome X, mMacNem.hap1, whole genome shotgun sequence genome harbors these coding sequences:
- the LOC105476652 gene encoding mediator of RNA polymerase II transcription subunit 12 isoform X9 — translation MAAFGILSYEHRPLKRPRLGPPDVYPQDPKQKEDELTALNVKQGFNNQPAVSGDEHGSAKNVSFNPAKISSNFSSIIAEKLRCNTLPDTGRRKPQVNQKDNFWLVTARSQSAINTWFTDLAGTKPLTQLAKKVPIFSKKEEVFGYLAKYTVPVMRAAWLIKMTCAYYAAISETKVKKRHVDPFMEWTQIITKYLWEQLQKMAEYYRPGPAGGGGCGSTIGPLPHDVEVAIRQWDYTEKLAMFMFQDGMLDRHEFLTWVLECFEKIRPGEDELLKLLLPLLLRYSGEFVQSAYLSRRLAYFCTRRLALQLDGVSSHSSHVISAQSTSSLPTTPAPQPPTSSTPSTPFSDLLMCPQHRPLVFGLSCILQTILLCCPSALVWHYSLTDSRIKTGSPLDHLPIAPSNLPMPEGNSAFTQQVRAKLREIEQQIKERGQAVEVRWSFDKCQEATAGFTIGRVLHTLEVLDSHSFERSDFSNSLDSLCNRIFGLGPSKDGHEISSDDDAVVSLLCEWAVSCKRSGRHRAMVVAKLLEKRQAEIEAERCGESEAADEKGSIASGSLSAPSAPIFQDVLLQFLDTQAPMLTDPRSESERVEFFNLVLLFCELIRHDVFSHNMYTCTLISRGDLAFGAPGPRPPSPFDDPADDPEHKEAEGSSSSKLEDPGLSESMDIDPSSSVLFEDMEKPDFSLFSPTMPCEGKGSPSPEKPDVEKEVKPPPKEKIEGTLGVLYDQPRHVQYATHFPIPQEESCSHECNQRLVVLFGVGKQRDDARHAIKKITKDILKVLNRKGTAETDQLAPIVPLNPGDLTFLGGEDGQKRRRNRPEAFPTAEDIFAKFQHLSHYDQHQVTAQVSRNVLEQITSFALGMSYHLPLVQHVQFIFDLMEYSLSISGLIDFAIQLLNELSVVEAELLLKSSDLVGSYTTSLCLCIVAVLRHYHACLILNQDQMAQVFEGLCGVVKHGMNRSDGSSAERCILAYLYDLYTSCSHLKNKFGELFRPSSTLLSPFLHPCSDFCSKVKNTIYCNVEPSESNMRWAPEFMIDTLENPAAHTFTYTGLGKSLSENPANRYSFVCNALMHVCVGHHDPDRVNDIAILCAELTGYCKSLSAEWLGVLKALCCSSNNGTCGFNDLLCNVDVSDLSFHDSLATFVAILIARQCLLLEDLIRCAAIPSLLNAACSEQDSEPGARLTCRILLHLFKTPQLNPCQSDGNKPTVGIRSSCDRHLLAASQNRIVDGAVFAVLKAVFVLGDAELKGSGFTVTGGTEELPEEEGGGGSGGRRQGGRNISVETASLDVYAKYVLRSICQQEWVGERCLKSLCEDSNDLQDPVLSSAQAQRLMQLICYPHRLLDNEDGENPQRQRIKRILQNLDQWTMRQSSLELQLMIKQTPNNEMNSLLENIAKATIEVFQQSAETGSSSGSTASNMPSSSKTKPVLSSLERSGVWLVAPLIAKLPTSVQGHVLKAAGEELEKGQHLGSSSRKERDRQKQKSMSLLSQQPFLSLVLTCLKGQDEQREGLLTSLYSQVHQIVNNWRDDQYLDDCKPKQLMHEALKLRLNLVGGMFDTVQRSTQQTTEWAMLLLEIIISGTVDMQSNNELFTTVLDMLSVLINGTLAADMSSISQGSMEENKRAYMNLAKKLQKELGERQSDSLEKVRQLLPLPKQTRDVITCEPQGSLIDTKGNKIAGFDSIFKKEGLQVSTKQKISPWDLFEGLKPSAPLSWGWFGTVRVDRRVARGEEQQRLLLYHTHLRPRPRAYYLEPLPLPPEDEEPPAPTLLEPEKKAPEPPKTDKPGAAPPSTEERKKKSTKGKKRSQPAAKTEDYGMGPGRSGPYGVTVPPDLLHHPNPGSITHLNYRQGSIGLYTQNQPLPAGGPRVDPYRPVRLPMQKLPTRPTYPGVLPTTMTGVMGLEPSSYKTSVYRQQQPAVPQGQRLRQQLQAKIQSQGMLGQSSVHQMTPSSSYGLQTSQGYTPYVSHVGLQQHTGPAGTMVPPSYSSQPYQSTHPSTNPTLVDPTRHLQQRPSGYVHQQAPTYGHGLTSTQRFSHQTLQQTPMISTMTPMSAQGVQAGVRSTAILPEQQQQQQQQQQQQQQQQQQQQQQQQQQYHIRQQQQQQILRQQQQQQQQQQQQQQQQQQQQQQQQQQQHQQQQQQQAAPPQPQPQSQPQFQRQGLQQTQQQQQTAALVRQLQQQLSNTQPQPSTNIFGRY, via the exons ATGGCGGCCTTCGGGATCTTGAGCTACGAACACCGGCCCCTGAAGCGGCCGCGGCTGGGGCCTCCCGATGTTTACCCTCAGGACCCCAAACAGAAGGAG GATGAACTGACGGCCTTGAATGTAAAACAAGGTTTCAATAACCAGCCTGCTGTCTCTGGGGATGAACATGGCAGTGCCAAGAACGTCAGCTTCAATCCTGCCAAG ATCAGTTCCAACTTCAGCAGCATTATTGCAGAGAAGTTACGTTGTAATACCCTCCCTGACACTGGTCGCAGGAAGCCCCAAGTGAACCAGAAGGACAACTTCTGGCTGGTGACTGCACGATCCCAGAGTGCCATTAATACTTGGTTCACTGACTTGGCTGGCACCAAGCCACTCACGCAACTAGCCAAAAAG GTCCCCATTTTCAGTAAGAAGGAAGAAGTGTTTGGGTACTTAGCCAAATACACAGTGCCTGTGATGCGGGCTGCCTGGCTCATTAAGATGACCTGTGCCTACTATGCAGCAATCTCTGAGACCAAGGTTAAGAAGAGACATGTTGACCCTTTCATGG AATGGACTCAGATCATCACCAAGTACTTATGGGAGCAGTTACAGAAGATGGCTGAATACTACCGGCCAGGGCCTGCAGGAGGTGGGGGCTGTGGTTCCACGATAGGGCCCTTGCCGCATGATGTAGAGGTGGCAATCCGGCAGTGGGATTACACTGAGAAGCTGGCCATGTTCATGTTTCAG GATGGAATGCTGGACAGACATGAGTTCCTGACCTGGGTGCTTGAGTGTTTTGAGAAGATCCGCCCTGGAGAAGATGAATTGCTTAAACTGCTCCTGCCCCTGCTTCTCCGA TACTCTGGGGAATTTGTTCAGTCTGCGTACCTGTCCCGCCGCCTTGCCTACTTTTGTACACGGAGACTGGCCCTGCAGCTAGATGGTGTGAGCAGTCACTCATCTCATGTTATATCTGCTCAGTCAACAAGCTCGCTACCCACCACCCCTGCTCCTCAGCCCCCAACTAGCAGCACCCCCTCGACTCCCTTTAGTGACCTGCTTATGTGCCCTCAGCACCGGCCCCTGGTTTTTGGCCTCAGCTGTATCCTACAG ACCATCCTCCTGTGTTGTCCTAGTGCCTTGGTTTGGCACTACTCACTGACTGATAGCAGAATTAAGACCGGCTCACCACTTGACCACTTGCCTATTGCCCCCTCCAACCTGCCCATGCCAGAGGGTAACAGTGCCTTCACTCAGCAG GTCCGTGCAAAGTTGCGGGAGATCGAGCAGCAGATCAAGGAGCGGGGACAGGCAGTTGAAGTTCGCTGGTCTTTCGATAAATGCCAGGAAGCTACTGCAG GCTTCACCATTGGACGGGTGCTTCATACTTTGGAAGTGCTGGATAGCCATAGTTTTGAGCGCTCTGACTTCAGCAACTCTCTTGACTCACTTTGTAACCGAATCTTTGGATTGGGGCCTAGCAAGGATGGGCATGAG ATCTCCTCAGATGATGATGCTGTGGTGTCATTGCTATGTGAATGGGCTGTCAGCTGCAAGCGTTCTGGTCGGCATCGTGCTATGGTGGTAGCCAAGCTCCTGGAGAAGAGACAGGCGGAGATTGAGGCTGAG CGTTGTGGAGAATCAGAAGCCGCAGATGAGAAGGGTTCCATCGCCTCTGGCTCCCTTTCTGCTCCTAGTGCTCCCATTTTCCAGGATGTCCTCCTGCAGTTTCTGGATACACAGGCTCCCATGCTGA CGGACCCCCGAAGTGAGAGTGAGCGGGTGGAATTCTTTAACTTAGTACTGCTGTTCTGTGAACTGATTCGACATGATGTTTTCTCCCACAACATGTATACTTGCACTCTCATCTCCCGAGGGGACCTTGCCTTTGGAGCCCCTGGTCCCCGGCCTCCCTCTCCCTTTGATGATCCTGCCGATGACCCAGAGCACAAGGAGGCtgaaggcagcagcagcagcaagctGGAG GATCCAGGGCTTTCAGAATCTATGGACATTGACCCTAGTTCCAGTGTGCTCTTTGAGGACATGGAGAAGCCTGATTTCTCA TTGTTCTCCCCTACTATGCCCTGTGAGGGGAAGGGCAGTCCATCCCCAGAGAAGCCAGATGTCGAGAAGGAGGTGAAGCCCCCACCCAAGGAGAAGATCGAAGGGACCCTTGGGGTTCTTTACGACCAGCCACGACACGTGCAGTATGCCACCCACTTTCCCATCCCCCAG GAGGAGTCATGCAGCCATGAGTGCAACCAGCGGTTGGTCGTACTGTTTGGGGTGGGAAAGCAGCGAGATGATGCCCGCCATGCCATCAAGAAAATCACCAAGGATATCCTGAAGGTTCTGAACCGCAAAGGGACAGCAGAAACTG ACCAGCTTGCTCCTATTGTGCCTCTGAATCCTGGAGACCTGACATTCTTAG GTGGGGAGGATGGGCAGAAGCGGCGACGCAACCGGCCTGAAGCCTTCCCCACTGCTGAAGATATCTTTGCTAAGTTCCAGCACCTTTCACATTATGACCAACACCAGGTCACGGCTCAG GTCTCCCGGAATGTTCTGGAGCAGATCACGAGCTTTGCCCTTGGCATGTCATACCACTTGCCTCTGGTGCAGCATGTGCAGTTCATCTTCGACCTCATGGAATATTCACTCAGCATCAGTGGCCTCATCGACTTTGCCATTCAG CTGCTGAATGAACTGAGTGTAGTTGAGGCTGAGCTGCTTCTCAAATCCTCGGATCTGGTGGGCAGCTACACTACTAGCCTGTGCCTGTGCATCGTGGCTGTCCTGCGGCACTATCATGCCTGCCTCATCCTCAACCAGGACCAGATGGCACAGGTCTTTGAGGG GCTGTGTGGTGTTGTGAAGCATGGGATGAACCGGTCCGATGGCTCCTCTGCAGAGCGCTGTATCCTTGCTTATCTCTATGATCTGTACACCTCCTGTAGCCatttaaagaacaaatttggGGAGCTCTTCAG ACCTTCTTCAACACTACTATCTCCTTTCCTCCATCCCTGCAGCGACTTTTGCTCAAAGGTGAAGAACACCATCTACTGCAACGTGGAGCCATCGGAATCAAATATGCGCTGGGCACCTGAGTTCATGATTGACACTCTAGAGAACCCTGCAGCTCACACCTTCACCTACACAGGGCTAGGCAAGAGTCTTAGTGAGAACCCTGCTAACCGCTACAGCTTTGTCTGCAATGCCCTTATGCACGTCTGTGTGGGGCACCATGATCCCGATAG GGTGAATGACATCGCAATCCTGTGTGCAGAGCTGACCGGCTATTGCAAGTCACTGAGTGCAGAATGGCTAGGAGTGCTTAAGGCCTTGTGCTGCTCCTCTAACAATGGCACTTGTGGTTTCAACGACCTCCTCTGCAATGTAGAT GTCAGTGACCTGTCTTTTCATGACTCGTTGGCTACTTTTGTTGCCATCCTCATCGCTCGGCAGTGTTTGCTCCTGGAAGATCTGATTCGCTGTGCTGCCATCCCTTCACTCCTTAATGCTG CTTGTAGTGAACAGGACTCTGAGCCAGGGGCCCGGCTTACCTGCCGCATCCTCCTTCACCTTTTCAAGACACCGCAGCTCAATCCTTGCCAGTCTGATGGAA ACAAGCCTACAGTAGGAATCCGCTCCTCCTGTGACCGCCACCTGCTGGCTGCCTCCCAGAACCGCATCGTGGATGGAGCTGTGTTTGCTGTTCTCAAGGCTGTGTTTGTACTTG GGGATGCGGAACTGAAAGGTTCAGGCTTCACTGTGACAGGAGGAACAGAAGAACTtccagaggaggagggaggaggtggcaGTGGTGGTCGGAGGCAGGGTGGCCGCAACATCTCTGTGGAGACAGCCAGTCTGGATGTCTATGCCAAGTACGTGCTGCGCAGCATCTGCCAACAG GAATGGGTAGGAGAACGTTGCCTTAAGTCGCTGTGTGAGGACAGCAATGACCTGCAAGACCCAGTGTTGAGTAGTGCCCAGGCGCAGCGCCTCATGCAGCTCATCTGCTACCCACATCGACTGCTGGACAATGAGGATGGGGAAAACCCCCAGCGGCAGCGCATAAAGCGCATTCTCCAG AACTTGGACCAGTGGACCATGCGCCAGTCTTCCCTGGAGCTGCAGCTCATGATCAAGCAGACCCCTAACAAT GAGATGAACTCCCTCTTGGAGAACATTGCCAAGGCCACAATCGAGGTTTTCCAACAGTCAGCAGAGACAGGGTCATCTTCTGGAAGTACTGCAAGCAACATGCCCAGCAGCAGCAAGACCAAGCCTGTGCTCAG CTCTCTAGAGCGCTCTGGTGTATGGCTGGTGGCCCCCCTCATTGCTAAACTGCCCACCTCAGTCCAGGGACATGTGTTAAAGGCTGCTGGGGAGGAATTGGAGAAGGGTCAGCACCTGGGTTCCTCTTCACGCAAAGAACGTGATCGACAAAAGCAGAAGAG CATGTCCCTGTTGAGCCAGCAGCCCTTCTTATCACTGGTACTAACATGTCTGAAAGGGCAGGATGAACAACGCGAGGGACTCCTTACCTCCCTCTACAGCCAGGTGCACCAG ATTGTGAATAATTGGCGAGATGACCAGTACTTAGATGATTGCAAACCAAAGCAGCTTATGCATGAGGCACTCAAACTGCGGCTCAACCTG GTTGGGGGCATGTTTGACACGGTGCAGCGCAGCACCCAGCAGACCACGGAGTGGGCCATGCTCCTCCTGGAGATCATCATCAGCGGCACTGTCGACATGCAGTCCAACAA TGAGCTCTTCACTACTGTGTTGGACATGCTGAGCGTGCTCATCAATGGGACATTGGCTGCAGACATGTCTAGCATCTCCCAAGGTAGCATGGAGGAAAACAAGCGTGCATACATGAACCTGGCAAAGAAGCTACAG AAGGAGTTGGGGGAACGCCAGTCAGACAGTCTGGAAAAGGTTCGCCAGCTGCTGCCACTGCCCAAGCAGACCCGAGATGTCATCACGTGTGAGCCACAGGGCTCCCTTATTGATACCAAGGGCAACAAGATTGCTGGCTTCGATTCCATCTTCAAGAAGGAG GGTCTACAGGTTTCCACCAAACAGAAGATCTCGCCCTGGGATCTTTTTGAGGGGTTGAAGCCGTCAGCACCGCTGTCTTGGGGCTGGTTTGGAACAGTGCGGGTGGACCGGCGAGTGGCTCGAGGAGAGGAGCAGCAGCGGTTGCTGCTCTACCACACACACCTGAGGCCCCGGCCCCGCGCCTATTACCTGGAGCCGCTGCCACTGCCCCCAGAAGATGAGGAGCCCCCTGCTCCTACCCTGCTAGAGCCTGAGAAAAAGGCTCCAGAGCCCCCCAAAACTGACAAACCGGGGGCTGCTCCACCCAGTACTGAGGAACGCAAGAAGAAGTCCACCAAGGGCAAGAAACGCAGCCAGCCAGCTGCCAAGACAGAG GACTATGGAATGGGCCCGGGTCGGAGCGGCCCTTATGGTGTGACAGTGCCTCCAGACCTCCTGCACCACCCAAACCCTGGTTCCATAACCCACCTTAATTACAGGCAAGGCTCCATAGGCCTGTACACCCAGAACCAGCCACTACCTGCAG GTGGCCCTCGTGTGGACCCGTACCGCCCTGTGCGCTTACCAATGCAGAAGCTGCCCACCCGACCGACTTACCCTGGAGTGCTGCCCACAACCATGACTGGCGTCATGGGCCTAGAACCCTCCTCTTATAAGACCTCTGTGTACCGGCAGCAGCAACCTGCGGTGCCCCAAGGACAGCGCCTTCGCCAACAGCTCCAGGCAAAGATA cAGAGTCAGGGCATGTTGGGACAGTCATCTGTCCATCAGATGACTCCCAGCTCTTCCTACGGTTTGCAGACTTCCCAG ggCTATACTCCTTATGTTTCTCATGTGGGATTGCAGCAACACACAGGCCCTGCAGGTACCATGGTGCCCCCCAGCTACTCCAGCCAGCCTTACCAGAGCACCCACCCTTCTACCAATCCTACTCTTGTAGATCCTACCCGCCACCTGCAACAGCGGCCCAGTGGCTATGTGCACCAGCAGGCCCCCACCTATGGACATGGACTGACCTCCACTCAAAG GTTTTCACACCAGACACTGCAGCAGACACCCATGATAAGTACCATGACTCCAATGAGTGCCCAGGGCGTCCAGGCAGGCGTCCGCTCAACAGCCATCCTACCtgagcagcaacagcagcagcaacagcagcaacagcaacagcagcagcagcaacaacagcaacagcaacagcagcagcagcagtaccACAtccggcagcagcagcagcagcagatcCTGCGG cagcagcagcagcagcaacagcagcagcagcagcagcaacagcaacagcaacagcagcagcagcaacagcaacaacagcaacaccagcagcaacagcagcaacaggcggctcctccccaaccccagccccagtCCCAGCCCCAG TTCCAGCGCCAGGGGCTTCAGCAGACCCAGCAGCAGCAACAGACAGCAGCTTTGGTCCGGCAACTTCAACAACAGCTCTCCA ATACCCAGCCACAGCCCAGTACCAACATATTTGGACGCTACTGA